One segment of Saprospiraceae bacterium DNA contains the following:
- a CDS encoding S8 family serine peptidase, giving the protein MNFRRLCLFFVLLLGTAFSGFSQTIPYEPGQVLVSLQPGLSPQNLALRLERQLAVPPITTNKVSTLLNVWIFETLAGGELKSLDWLRAQPEVRQAQLNFWSEERNDTSSLPYPYKLIPNDPLFPQQWQYINTGSNGGTPNADLDADLAWDIATGGLTPAGDTIVVAVIDGGVDPNHPDLSPNLWRNWGEIPGDGIDNDNNGYVDDFRGWNVFQNNDNITGNSMGHGTPVSAIVGARGNNAVGVTGVNWNVKIMFVAGGGTQANILAAYDYVWQARRRYNLSNGLQGAFVVAVNSSFGSNYGQPSNAPLWCAIYDSLGQAGILSVAATANIPVNVDVVGDLPTACPSDFLVSVTNLTRSDEKAPNAAWGAKHIDLGAYGQEVYTAGSNSSYGTYSGTSFATPHVSGAIGLLYAAPCPNLIALAKSAPATAALWTKERLLNSTTPNAALQGITVTGGRLNLYSLLQDYEDQCSPCPHPFAMQALDVTSHSAFIKWSKIADFQTVHLRWRAVGTTSWSIAANVSQSFFLLENLKACTQYEYSLIALCTSGLTSGWSPPNYFKTDGCCEPPASLWTTSVGNTSASFAWSAVTAAQGYRLRLRATNGSWEIHDIGNNLAFVVSNTLPCTEYEAAVQTVCDTGSTVFSASIFFKTTGCGSCLDADYCSAKSQDATAEWIANVSIGDWEHNSGNGGGGYQNFTNCLCPRPQFSPLLPVGVTITPGYQSLPYKEFFRIYIDFNMDGDFDDPGELAFDPGWASDEAVSGFIVPPDFVNSGLTRMRVMMKFRGVSGDSPLPCETFQFGQVEDYCAELLTSPVSVEVPRTQQKQLSVYPLPAADEVWLGLPDGVSGSWEIVVWDVMGHPIHTSSQAMQDKVPLRLSLASWLAGVYWVRLFQGEQAYSGRILKQ; this is encoded by the coding sequence ATGAACTTCCGACGACTTTGCCTCTTCTTTGTGCTGCTTTTGGGTACTGCTTTTTCCGGTTTTTCGCAAACGATACCCTACGAGCCCGGACAAGTACTCGTCAGCCTCCAACCCGGCCTTTCGCCCCAAAACCTTGCCTTGCGCTTGGAACGTCAATTGGCCGTCCCTCCCATTACGACAAATAAAGTGTCCACGTTGCTCAACGTTTGGATTTTTGAAACATTGGCAGGAGGCGAGCTCAAAAGCTTGGATTGGCTGCGCGCTCAACCAGAAGTGCGACAGGCACAATTGAATTTTTGGAGCGAAGAACGAAACGACACCTCTTCACTCCCTTACCCTTACAAACTTATCCCCAACGACCCTCTTTTCCCACAACAATGGCAATATATCAATACTGGCTCGAATGGCGGAACACCCAACGCCGACTTGGATGCTGACCTTGCCTGGGACATCGCCACGGGCGGCCTAACCCCGGCCGGCGACACGATTGTGGTGGCCGTCATTGATGGCGGTGTTGACCCCAACCATCCCGACCTCTCGCCCAACCTTTGGAGAAACTGGGGCGAAATCCCCGGCGACGGCATTGACAACGACAACAATGGCTATGTGGACGATTTTCGAGGATGGAACGTCTTTCAGAACAATGACAACATCACTGGCAACAGCATGGGGCACGGCACACCCGTGAGCGCCATCGTGGGTGCCAGAGGAAACAATGCCGTCGGCGTGACGGGAGTCAACTGGAATGTGAAAATCATGTTCGTGGCAGGCGGAGGCACTCAGGCCAATATCCTCGCTGCTTATGACTATGTGTGGCAGGCCCGGCGACGCTACAACCTCAGCAATGGCCTTCAGGGGGCTTTTGTCGTTGCGGTGAACAGCTCTTTTGGCTCCAACTACGGCCAACCCTCCAACGCGCCACTTTGGTGTGCCATATACGATTCGCTGGGGCAAGCAGGCATCCTGAGCGTGGCTGCCACCGCCAATATCCCCGTCAACGTGGACGTGGTGGGCGACCTCCCCACTGCCTGCCCGAGCGACTTTCTGGTGTCGGTGACCAACCTGACGCGCAGCGACGAAAAAGCCCCCAATGCGGCTTGGGGAGCCAAGCACATTGACTTGGGCGCTTATGGCCAGGAGGTTTATACCGCAGGGTCTAATAGCTCTTACGGGACTTACTCCGGCACTTCATTCGCCACGCCACACGTCAGCGGGGCTATTGGTCTGCTCTACGCAGCACCCTGCCCCAATCTGATTGCCTTGGCCAAAAGCGCACCCGCCACCGCCGCTCTGTGGACAAAAGAACGCCTGCTGAACAGCACCACTCCCAATGCCGCCCTACAAGGCATCACCGTCACGGGCGGGCGGCTCAACCTCTACTCGCTTTTGCAGGACTACGAAGACCAATGCAGCCCCTGCCCACACCCCTTTGCCATGCAGGCGCTCGATGTGACGAGCCATTCAGCCTTTATCAAGTGGTCGAAAATAGCAGATTTTCAAACCGTTCACCTGCGTTGGCGAGCAGTCGGCACCACCAGCTGGAGCATCGCGGCCAATGTGTCGCAGTCTTTTTTTTTGTTGGAAAATTTGAAAGCTTGCACCCAATACGAGTATTCGCTCATCGCGCTCTGTACGAGTGGCCTCACCAGCGGCTGGTCGCCTCCCAACTATTTCAAAACCGATGGATGCTGCGAGCCACCCGCCTCGCTTTGGACGACTTCGGTGGGCAACACGAGCGCGAGCTTTGCTTGGAGCGCCGTCACAGCAGCACAAGGATACCGATTGCGCTTGCGCGCGACAAATGGCAGTTGGGAAATCCACGACATCGGCAACAATCTTGCTTTTGTGGTGAGCAACACGCTGCCCTGCACAGAATATGAAGCGGCGGTGCAAACCGTATGCGATACTGGCTCTACCGTTTTTTCCGCGTCCATTTTTTTCAAAACCACTGGCTGCGGCTCTTGTCTTGATGCCGATTATTGTAGCGCCAAAAGCCAAGATGCCACCGCTGAATGGATTGCGAATGTCAGCATCGGCGATTGGGAACATAACTCTGGCAATGGTGGGGGGGGCTACCAGAATTTCACAAACTGTTTGTGTCCGAGACCCCAGTTTTCCCCGCTCCTTCCTGTGGGTGTCACCATCACGCCCGGGTATCAAAGTCTGCCCTACAAAGAGTTTTTTAGAATCTATATTGACTTCAACATGGATGGCGACTTCGACGACCCCGGCGAGTTGGCCTTCGACCCGGGCTGGGCCTCCGACGAGGCAGTGAGCGGGTTCATCGTGCCGCCCGATTTTGTCAATTCTGGCCTGACTCGAATGCGGGTGATGATGAAGTTCAGGGGTGTCTCTGGTGACTCGCCTTTGCCTTGTGAGACTTTCCAATTCGGTCAGGTGGAGGATTATTGTGCTGAACTATTGACTTCTCCCGTCTCCGTCGAGGTGCCGCGTACCCAACAAAAGCAATTGTCGGTTTATCCGCTGCCCGCCGCCGATGAGGTGTGGCTGGGCTTGCCCGACGGCGTTTCTGGCTCATGGGAAATTGTTGTTTGGGATGTGATGGGGCATCCCATCCATACATCTTCCCAAGCCATGCAAGACAAAGTTCCTTTGCGTCTCTCACTGGCATCGTGGCTTGCGGGCGTTTATTGGGTGCGGCTCTTTCAAGGCGAGCAAGCCTATTCAGGTCGAATTCTGAAACAGTGA